Proteins encoded by one window of Lathyrus oleraceus cultivar Zhongwan6 chromosome 1, CAAS_Psat_ZW6_1.0, whole genome shotgun sequence:
- the LOC127093327 gene encoding uncharacterized protein LOC127093327 gives MSSAKMLAQDPFEEIDLGDGSTKRITYISTKLNPKLKVRVIELLRENKYCFAWDYDEMPGLKRELVELKLPIKDATPKDEYPMPMAEMLVDSAAGYEYLSMLDGYSGYNQIFIAEEDAGDFLGFVVHKKGIEINQNKTNAIMETKIPSTKKELQSLLGKINFLRRFISNLSGRTQAFSPLLRLKQGKFEWNDEHQKAFDKIKQYLTNPPILSPPCGKKPMRLYISASDTTIETRYTSIEKLCLCLHFSCTKLKYYIKPIDVYVSSHFDVIKYMLLKPIMHSQIGKWVLALTEYSLAFMPLRAMKGQIVSDFIVDHAVVESPQLQVELKPWRLFFDGSTHKDGSGVGIMIISPDGIPTKLKNRIEGPLCSNNEAEYEALIAGLEALLEFGATRVEIKGDSELVIKQLTKEYICIKENLIMYFVIANRLLKKFEYIDIKHVPRIKNQEANDLAQIASGYRISKEKLEEFVEVRGKAMAARLSPTNLESTKLGYANKEEFEVLAIHTLMDTDWRNPIINYLKDPLIDTERKTKYRASSYVLMGNELFKKTPEGILLKCLGENEAYLALSSVHSGACGAHQAEHKMKWLLFRYGMYWPTMLKDCIEFTKGCQECQVHAGIQHAPARKKPKNWHKTLDQALWACRTSPKEATNTTPFQLTFGHDAVLPVEIYLQSVRIQRQGEIPFDLYWEVMMNEPVDLDEESLHALEVLRRQKERVARAYNKRVKGKTFIMNDLVWKVILPMDQKNKTLGKWSPHWE, from the exons aTGTCGAGTGCGAAGATGTTAGCGCAAGATCCCTTTGAAGAAATTGATCTTGGAGATGGGAGCACAAAAAGAATCACCTACATCAGCACTAAACTGAACCCCAAGTTGAAAGTAAGAGTAATTGAACTGCTAAGAGAAAACAAATACTGCTTTGCTTGGGACtacgacgagatgcctggtttgaAGAGGGAACTGGTCGAATTGAAGCTGCCTATCAAGGATG CAACACCTAAAGATGAGTATCCAATGCCTATGGCAGAGATGCTGGTTGACTCAGCTGCAGGCTATGAATATCTTAGCatgcttgatggatattctggctATAACCAGATTTTCATTGCTGAAGAGGAT GCTGGAGATTTTCTGGGCTTTGTAGTCCATAAAAAGGGGATAGAAATCAATCAGAATAAGACGAATGCTATTATGGAGACCAAAATACCATCAACTAAGAAAGAATTGCAATCATTATTAGGAAAGATAAACTTCCTGAGAAGATTCATCTCAAACTTAAGTGGTCGAACTCAAGCCTTCTCTCCCCTCCTACGCCTGAAACAAGGGAAGTTCGAATGGAATGATGAACATcaaaaggcattcgacaagatcAAGCAGTATCTGACGAATCCTCCTATCTTGTCACCACCATGTGGAAAGAAGCCTATGAGATTGTATATATCAGCTTCTGACACTACTATAG aaactagataCACTTCAATAGAAAAGTTGTGTCTTTGTTTGCATTTCTCTTGTACTAAACTCAAGTATTATATAAAACCTATTGATGTATACGTCTCTTCACACTTTGATGTCATTAAGTATATGTTATTGAAGCCAATAATGCACAGTCAAATTGGCAAATGGGTATTAGCCCTCACTGAATACTCTTTAGCCTTTATGCCTTTAAGGGCAATGAAGGGACAAATAGTATCAGACTTTATTGTAGACCATGCAGTGGTCGAAAGTCCTCAACTTCAAGTTGAGTTAAAACCTTGGAGATTATTCTTCGACGGTTCCACTCATAAGGATGGAAGTGGAGTTGGGATCATGATAATTTCTCCTGATGGaattccaacaaaactcaaaaaTAGAATCGAAGGTCCCCTTTGTTCTAACAacgaagcagaatatgaagcccTTATTGCAGGACTTGAGGCTTTGTTGGAATTTGGGGCAACTAGGGTCGAAATTAAAGGAGACTCAGAATTAGTAATTAAGCAACTAACGAAAGAGTACATATgtataaaagaaaatttgattatgTACTTTGTCATTGCAAATAGGTTGCTCAAAAAATTTGAATATATAGACATAAAACATGTTCCTAGAATAAAAAACCAAGAAGCTAATGACTTAGCACAAATAGCTTCAGGGTATAGAATTTCAAAAGAGAAGCTAGAGGAATTTGTCGAAGTAAGAGGAAAAGCAATGGCTGCCAGATTGTCTCCGACAAATTTGGAAAGCACTAAGTTAGGATATGCTAACAAAGAAGAGTTTGAAGTACTGGCCATTCATACCTTAATGGATACAGATTGGAGGAATCCAATTATTAATTATCTCAAGGACCCTTTAATAGATACAGAAAGAAAAACCAAGTACAGGGCTTCATCTTATGTTTTGATGGGGAATGAATTATTCAAGAAAACCCCTGAAGGGATCCTGTTGAAATGTTTAGGAGAAAATGAGGCGTACTTAGCATTATCTAGTGTACATAGTGGAGCCTGTGGAGCACACCAGGCAGAgcataagatgaaatggttgcTTTTCAGATATGGAATGTATTGGCCCACCATGTTAAAAGATTGTATAGAGTTTACTAAGGGTTGCCAagaatgtcaagtacatgcaggaATTCAACATGCTCCTGCAA GGAAGAAGCCaaaaaattggcacaaaactTTAGATCAAGCACTTTGGGCTTGTCGAACCTCCCCTAAAGAAGCTACTAACACTACACCTTTCCAACTTACATTTGGACATGATGCAGTATTACCTGTCGAAATCTACTTGCAATCAGTGAGAATCCAAAGACAAGGAGAAATTCCATTTGACCTATATTGGGAAGTGATGATGAATGAACCGGTTGATTTGGACGAAGAAAGTTTGCATGCATTAGAAGTATTAAGAAGACAGAAGGAGAGGGTAGCAAGAGCATACAATAAGAGGGTCAAAGGTAAAACTTTCATTATGAATGATTTAGTTTGGAAAGTTATATTACCTATGGATCAAAAGAATAAAACATTAGGAAAATGGTCTCCACATTGGGAATGA